From Coleofasciculus sp. FACHB-T130, the proteins below share one genomic window:
- a CDS encoding DUF202 domain-containing protein has translation MDKQRKIDRQREHQANERTFLAWLRTSIALIGFGFALARFGLFLQQLQTAVTGQDSTSHSFISSQSLGISLVVAGIVLIAFAAWRYNQVFWQIERSDYQANRLFVWITAGVVMILGVLSIPVLLWRQLPVPHTPSSSKSGKVYRQLKQPAASFAQTVKHQNF, from the coding sequence ATGGATAAACAACGAAAAATCGACCGCCAGCGAGAGCATCAAGCCAATGAGCGGACATTTCTGGCTTGGTTGCGTACCTCAATTGCATTGATTGGATTTGGGTTTGCTTTAGCTCGCTTTGGTTTATTTCTACAGCAACTGCAAACCGCCGTCACAGGTCAGGATAGCACTTCTCACTCGTTCATCAGTTCCCAGAGCCTTGGCATCAGTCTGGTGGTTGCTGGCATTGTCCTAATTGCCTTTGCTGCATGGCGCTACAACCAGGTTTTTTGGCAAATTGAGCGTAGCGATTATCAGGCAAATCGTCTGTTTGTCTGGATAACGGCTGGAGTGGTGATGATTTTAGGTGTCCTCAGTATCCCTGTCCTCCTCTGGCGACAGCTACCCGTTCCTCATACTCCCTCTTCTAGCAAAAGTGGTAAAGTTTATCGCCAGCTTAAGCAGCCTGCTGCCTCTTTTGCACAAACTGTAAAGCATCAAAATTTTTAG
- a CDS encoding paraslipin has protein sequence MKLFLAALGAVIIGYVLGYSVKIIRQSNEALVERLGRYHRTLKPGIHFILPWLDTIVYQNTTREQVLKIERQPAIAKDNVSLEVDAIVYWRILNLERTYYTVENIEIALKNLVISILRSEIGRIKLEQAVHSRSEIAQTLLQQLNEAVANWGIKITRVQ, from the coding sequence ATGAAGTTATTCCTTGCTGCTCTTGGTGCAGTCATCATTGGTTACGTGCTGGGATACTCTGTCAAAATTATCCGTCAAAGTAATGAAGCCTTAGTAGAGCGCTTGGGTCGATACCATCGAACGCTGAAACCAGGTATCCACTTTATCTTGCCTTGGCTCGATACGATTGTCTATCAGAATACAACCCGCGAACAGGTTTTGAAAATTGAGCGCCAGCCAGCGATCGCAAAAGATAATGTGTCCCTGGAAGTCGATGCAATTGTGTATTGGCGCATCCTAAATTTAGAACGCACTTATTACACTGTTGAAAATATTGAGATAGCGTTAAAAAACTTGGTTATCTCTATCCTGCGCTCTGAAATTGGTCGAATTAAGCTAGAGCAAGCGGTTCATTCTAGAAGCGAAATCGCTCAAACTTTATTGCAGCAATTAAATGAGGCGGTTGCGAATTGGGGGATCAAGATTACCCGTGTCCAATAG
- a CDS encoding YajQ family cyclic di-GMP-binding protein, with product MASTYSFDIVSDFDRQELVNAVDQTEREIKSRFDLKDTKTTLELGDDVITISTDSEFTLDAVHTILQIKSAKRNLSLKIFDYGKPESAGGNRIRQEIKLRKGLSQEIAKQITKLIRDEIKKVQPSIQGDAVRVSAKSKDDLQLVIQRLKQEDYPVALQFNNYR from the coding sequence ATGGCTTCTACATACTCTTTTGATATTGTCAGCGATTTTGACCGGCAAGAATTGGTCAATGCCGTAGACCAAACTGAGCGGGAAATAAAAAGCCGCTTCGACCTCAAAGACACTAAAACTACCCTTGAATTAGGCGACGACGTTATTACAATTAGCACCGATAGCGAATTTACCTTGGATGCTGTTCATACCATCCTGCAAATTAAATCCGCCAAGCGCAACCTTAGCTTGAAAATCTTTGATTATGGCAAACCTGAATCAGCGGGTGGTAATCGCATTCGGCAGGAAATCAAACTGCGTAAAGGACTCAGCCAGGAAATTGCTAAACAAATCACCAAACTAATTCGGGACGAAATTAAAAAAGTGCAACCCTCAATTCAAGGTGATGCCGTGCGAGTTTCTGCTAAATCCAAAGATGACTTGCAACTGGTAATTCAACGCTTGAAGCAGGAAGATTATCCGGTTGCTTTGCAATTTAATAACTATCGCTAA
- a CDS encoding MAPEG family protein gives MIPVPAILLDCIAAAAVLIYIPFLVVGYARVTVGYDTAAPRAMFDKLPPYGQRATWAHQNSFEAFMIFAAAALMAYVTGVDSPLAAIAAIAFVVARSLYSVFYILNVPIARSLMFGIGTLSSSTLFVLSLLSANSN, from the coding sequence ATGATCCCAGTACCTGCTATTCTGCTCGACTGCATTGCCGCAGCCGCTGTTCTGATTTATATCCCCTTTTTGGTGGTGGGTTACGCCCGTGTGACTGTGGGGTATGACACGGCGGCTCCGCGAGCCATGTTTGATAAGCTGCCTCCCTACGGACAACGAGCCACTTGGGCGCACCAAAACTCGTTTGAAGCATTTATGATATTTGCGGCGGCAGCCCTGATGGCTTATGTGACAGGTGTAGATTCGCCCTTGGCAGCGATCGCTGCGATCGCCTTCGTTGTTGCCCGGTCATTATACTCCGTTTTTTATATTCTCAATGTCCCAATCGCGCGATCGCTAATGTTCGGCATCGGTACCCTGAGCAGTAGCACCTTATTTGTCCTCAGCCTACTTTCTGCCAATAGCAATTAG
- a CDS encoding DNA recombination-mediator protein A — MSQSIDIPKLDALAQELATIQQTGSKRIALLGSRHVPITHQNLIEMMSYALVLTGNRLITSGATGTNFAAIRGAMRADSSLLTVILPQSLERQPRESREQLEQVMHLVENPENDNLSLAEASALCNQEIVSRCQQLICFAFHDSHTLLKTCQDAEEQRKVVTLFYFD, encoded by the coding sequence TTGAGCCAATCCATTGACATTCCTAAGCTTGATGCCTTAGCACAAGAACTGGCGACTATCCAGCAAACAGGTTCCAAACGGATTGCCCTGCTGGGGTCGCGTCACGTTCCGATCACCCATCAAAATCTCATTGAGATGATGAGCTATGCCTTGGTTTTAACCGGGAATCGACTCATCACCTCTGGTGCTACCGGAACCAATTTTGCCGCCATCCGAGGGGCGATGCGAGCCGATTCTAGCCTGCTGACTGTAATTTTGCCCCAAAGCTTAGAGCGTCAGCCACGGGAATCGCGGGAGCAGTTGGAACAGGTAATGCATTTGGTAGAAAATCCCGAAAACGACAATTTATCGCTGGCTGAAGCCAGCGCTCTATGCAATCAAGAGATAGTTTCTCGGTGTCAGCAGCTAATCTGTTTTGCGTTTCACGACAGCCACACCCTGCTCAAAACTTGTCAGGATGCGGAAGAACAACGCAAAGTGGTGACTCTGTTCTACTTTGATTAA
- a CDS encoding NAD(P)H-quinone oxidoreductase subunit 4: MIADQFPWLSAIVLFPLVAALLIPFLPDKDGTRVRWYALGVGIADFILMCYVFWKHYDPSSATFQLVEKYAWVPHLGLNWAVSIDGVSAPLVLLAGLVTTLSMFAAWQVNLKPHLFYFLMLVLYSAQVGVFVAQDVLLLFIMWEVELIPVYLLVSIWGGQKRQYAAMKFLLYTAAASIFILVAGLAMAFYGDNLTFDMVELGLKDYPLALELLLYAGLLVAFGVKLAVFPLHTWLPDAHGEASSPVSMVLAGVLLKMGGYGLIRLNLGLLPDAHVYFAPVLAILGVVNIIYGAFNSFAQTNMKRRLAYSSVSHMGFVLLGIASFTDLGINGAMLQMISHGLIASLLFFLAGVTYDRTHTMSMKEMGGIAQAMPTVFALFTMGVMASVALPGMSGFASELSVFVGVTTSDIYSSTFRTVTVFLAAVGVILTPIYLLSMLRQVFYNSGEVPTCDIAPTCDITDVDLQNQGNQEPVCFGTNCSLPIDAAFIDARPREVFIAACFLVLIIGLGVYPNMGMQMYDVKTVAVNAQVRQSYTQIAAMNPQIYAGGFLVPKVAESEVKPVLGIVERYPR, translated from the coding sequence ATGATAGCGGATCAATTTCCTTGGCTTAGCGCGATTGTCCTGTTCCCACTCGTTGCTGCACTGCTGATCCCTTTTCTGCCGGATAAAGACGGCACGCGAGTGCGCTGGTATGCACTCGGCGTGGGGATCGCAGACTTTATATTGATGTGCTACGTCTTTTGGAAGCATTACGATCCAAGCAGCGCGACTTTTCAGCTTGTAGAGAAATATGCCTGGGTGCCTCATTTAGGCTTGAACTGGGCAGTTTCCATCGATGGAGTTTCAGCCCCGCTGGTGCTTCTGGCAGGATTAGTGACAACACTCTCCATGTTTGCGGCGTGGCAAGTCAATCTCAAACCCCACCTCTTCTATTTCCTGATGCTGGTGCTGTATTCCGCACAGGTTGGGGTATTCGTCGCCCAAGACGTGCTGCTGCTGTTCATTATGTGGGAAGTCGAACTAATTCCCGTCTACCTACTCGTCTCGATTTGGGGTGGTCAGAAGCGTCAGTACGCCGCGATGAAGTTCTTGCTCTATACCGCCGCCGCTTCCATCTTTATTCTGGTCGCTGGTCTGGCAATGGCATTCTACGGTGACAATCTAACCTTTGATATGGTCGAACTCGGCTTAAAAGATTACCCGCTGGCTTTAGAACTGCTGCTTTATGCAGGATTGCTTGTTGCCTTTGGTGTCAAATTAGCTGTTTTCCCCCTGCACACCTGGCTACCGGATGCACACGGCGAGGCATCCTCTCCCGTATCAATGGTACTCGCAGGCGTATTGCTAAAGATGGGCGGATACGGGTTGATTCGCCTCAATTTAGGACTTCTGCCTGATGCACACGTTTACTTTGCACCTGTTTTAGCGATTCTGGGCGTTGTCAATATTATCTACGGAGCCTTTAACTCCTTTGCCCAGACGAATATGAAGCGTCGCCTCGCCTATTCGTCGGTTTCTCACATGGGATTTGTTCTGTTGGGGATTGCGTCCTTCACCGACTTGGGAATCAACGGCGCAATGCTGCAAATGATTTCTCACGGTTTAATTGCATCATTACTATTCTTTTTAGCCGGAGTAACTTACGATCGCACTCACACGATGTCGATGAAAGAAATGGGCGGGATTGCTCAGGCAATGCCCACTGTGTTTGCCCTGTTTACAATGGGTGTGATGGCATCAGTGGCTCTACCAGGAATGAGCGGCTTTGCTAGCGAACTATCGGTGTTTGTCGGTGTCACGACAAGCGATATCTACAGCTCAACTTTCCGCACCGTGACCGTCTTTCTAGCCGCCGTGGGTGTTATCCTGACGCCGATTTATCTGCTATCGATGCTGCGACAGGTGTTTTACAATTCTGGTGAAGTACCGACCTGCGACATTGCACCGACCTGCGACATTACGGATGTAGATTTGCAGAATCAGGGAAATCAGGAGCCGGTTTGCTTTGGTACAAACTGTAGCTTACCTATCGATGCAGCATTTATCGATGCCAGACCTCGTGAAGTGTTTATTGCTGCTTGCTTTCTGGTGCTGATTATCGGTCTTGGCGTATACCCGAATATGGGTATGCAAATGTACGATGTCAAAACTGTTGCAGTGAATGCTCAGGTTCGCCAATCTTATACCCAAATTGCAGCCATGAATCCCCAGATTTATGCGGGAGGATTTTTAGTTCCGAAGGTTGCAGAGTCGGAAGTAAAGCCTGTTTTGGGAATCGTGGAGCGCTATCCAAGGTAA
- a CDS encoding type II toxin-antitoxin system HicA family toxin, producing MKVREVIKLIEEDGWYLARTRGSHRQFKHPTKSGLVTIAGKPSDDLAPGTLNSIMTQAQLKEEKETGEQE from the coding sequence ATGAAAGTTCGGGAAGTGATTAAGCTAATAGAAGAAGATGGTTGGTATCTGGCAAGAACTAGGGGTAGCCATCGTCAGTTCAAGCATCCAACTAAGTCCGGTTTAGTCACAATTGCAGGGAAACCGTCTGACGATCTAGCACCTGGCACGTTAAATAGCATAATGACGCAAGCTCAACTCAAGGAAGAGAAGGAAACAGGAGAACAAGAGTAA
- a CDS encoding type II toxin-antitoxin system HicB family antitoxin: MRYAIVIEKLESNYSAYVPDLPGCVATGATLEEMEQQIKEAIAFHLDGLREEGLPIPEPTTLCEYVEAC; this comes from the coding sequence ATGCGCTATGCAATTGTGATTGAAAAGCTAGAGAGCAACTATTCAGCTTATGTTCCAGATTTACCGGGATGTGTGGCAACAGGCGCAACTCTTGAAGAGATGGAACAGCAGATAAAAGAAGCGATCGCGTTTCATTTGGATGGTTTGCGAGAAGAGGGTTTACCCATTCCCGAACCAACTACTCTATGTGAATATGTCGAAGCTTGCTGA
- a CDS encoding AAA family ATPase gives MTVSQDEPFKTNPLIFQLLTERLPGKIIKKFGIGHYKIKPLFTNLPLTDGTKVEEFVAFAHDVEDRELIPYKDYVTFSWHKPGERATDKDGQPGDPKAVEVKKVSQKEADGLAEEIRKNIADELRDELAKELTKLKQERESLAEREKEVTFKLNYLEPYGIQIPPQSENRSSAINEEITIPENLGTEWAEILNLNGMYVNEKIAKSYLLALITALYSGRFILLNGSVGVGKTSIVKHSARLLGGTSKIIPVRPAWLDPSDLLGFFDPINDIFRPATFLTALNEAKKKPDRLHLVCLDELNLAKIENYGADLLSTLEYSRSKENTDEEGLFLYSGDIWKALGKERKQLQDRNHEEKLDFKEIQRLERLDTLFEDYPASTFKIPNNLVFLGTLNSDETTYDLSPKLIDRSFVITYPPANLKVGTISNLQETEQRLISVKSLKKRILDIIKPIEDNIDSFDRLPEWTTIQEWNEKYFCEGKLGRPLGYRAKGDYKVFSAAAHILGLSSDECLAHFLFTKVIPRVYFFRNKDTELVFREWLEQLEYYQKHDPANIIDSLDKQLTDQQRQNINYWA, from the coding sequence ATGACAGTTAGCCAAGATGAACCTTTCAAGACTAATCCGTTAATTTTTCAACTTCTAACTGAGAGACTTCCTGGAAAAATCATTAAAAAATTTGGTATAGGACACTACAAGATAAAGCCCTTATTTACTAATCTTCCATTGACAGACGGAACAAAAGTTGAAGAGTTTGTTGCTTTTGCCCATGATGTAGAAGATAGGGAACTTATACCTTATAAGGATTATGTAACATTTAGTTGGCATAAACCTGGTGAACGAGCAACAGATAAAGACGGGCAACCTGGCGATCCAAAAGCGGTAGAGGTAAAAAAAGTAAGCCAAAAAGAGGCAGATGGATTAGCTGAAGAAATCCGAAAAAACATAGCAGATGAGCTGCGTGACGAGCTGGCAAAAGAACTGACAAAGCTGAAGCAAGAGCGAGAGAGTCTTGCTGAAAGAGAGAAAGAAGTCACTTTTAAGTTAAATTATTTAGAACCTTACGGAATTCAAATTCCACCTCAATCTGAAAATAGAAGCAGTGCAATAAATGAGGAAATTACCATCCCTGAGAATTTAGGGACAGAATGGGCAGAAATATTAAACCTTAATGGAATGTATGTTAATGAAAAAATTGCAAAAAGTTATTTACTGGCATTAATAACTGCATTATATTCAGGTCGTTTCATTCTCCTGAATGGTAGCGTAGGTGTCGGTAAAACTAGCATCGTCAAGCATTCAGCTAGATTACTTGGAGGTACATCTAAAATTATTCCTGTTCGTCCAGCTTGGCTCGATCCTTCGGACTTACTGGGCTTTTTCGATCCAATCAACGACATTTTTCGTCCTGCTACTTTTTTGACCGCACTTAATGAAGCTAAGAAAAAGCCAGACAGACTCCATCTAGTTTGTTTAGATGAGCTTAATCTAGCTAAAATAGAAAACTATGGTGCTGATTTACTATCTACTTTAGAATACTCTCGAAGTAAAGAAAATACAGATGAGGAAGGGCTATTCTTATATTCTGGAGATATTTGGAAAGCTCTAGGAAAGGAAAGAAAACAATTACAAGATAGAAATCATGAGGAGAAATTGGATTTTAAGGAAATTCAACGGCTTGAAAGATTAGACACACTGTTTGAAGATTATCCTGCCTCAACTTTTAAGATTCCAAACAACCTGGTATTCTTAGGCACTTTAAATTCTGATGAAACAACCTATGACTTGAGTCCTAAACTTATTGATCGTTCATTTGTAATTACCTATCCTCCAGCTAACCTAAAGGTAGGGACTATCTCCAATTTACAGGAAACCGAACAAAGATTAATTTCGGTTAAATCTTTGAAAAAGCGAATATTAGACATCATAAAACCCATTGAGGATAATATAGATAGTTTTGATAGGCTACCAGAGTGGACTACTATTCAAGAATGGAATGAAAAATATTTTTGTGAAGGTAAACTTGGTAGACCTCTAGGATACAGAGCTAAAGGAGATTATAAAGTTTTTAGCGCTGCTGCACATATCCTGGGGCTTTCAAGCGATGAGTGTCTTGCTCACTTCTTATTTACTAAAGTAATCCCTAGAGTTTACTTCTTTAGAAACAAAGATACAGAACTTGTATTTAGAGAGTGGTTAGAACAGCTCGAATACTATCAAAAACATGATCCAGCGAACATTATTGATAGTTTAGACAAACAACTGACTGACCAACAACGACAGAATATTAACTATTGGGCATAA
- a CDS encoding nuclease domain-containing protein: MNSSRLCFIDSKGRELEKNEDGIQHIRQYDERWCVRVQGADQGRVVLARSQPFPPFLLDKVAGSSNKWELPRKMSFEERKNVTGAGYITALLLDQTDSVLCEATLLVFPSNVTEQELDQMIKEIGQLALSTASCVYRSIEGGQGEACRIEGIGLQWYPGEGLLTTATSLLELAEVVKNNWNVLKKRPLKSFVTQVEPVSINRASFSPQSLIKAKVEPAKQKILGFARVESTQCPENEFICYVLDIYLKELANGLADSLESLDIETIDDSLIVQSNPKSRGDREFREFKEQSKNKAQCFNKQRKEGRQHIQDKISQLRDCATWATQVRDSAFLKTVNTPSELPSPSLRLSGSSAYGSIFTKFSNCKGNVLQPIQKVLYLFKCIYEDQVRTTWEIYELWCFVRLYSAFILYANMKPPGNEAFIFEVLENTPEGLKLPTNKRFQLQGNIDNSQSFTIDFWYDTSFRDKKPDIRMEIAIGDEEPKQYCFDAKYKNYKHQGYETFVGDVLGVARDKYLHLLNSAASFILQTDESIDYWGEVPFSQTLQKKLNLDIDPLGEIRGKDGQNYKSYPLITKSEHRSDSDKVGYSGHKYGAIALRPKRDTEKQIKKIIRLLLQYHASLKTVCIACGHKLEYGTEVRTSWLPKRIEEKKLIQSVLAGNPNVGRTALYCSCKQCADFWVVSHCQGNHHRLLKFKDSFHKQSNPNSGKWLYDCPVCGGKLSVDSEELPIMCNEEPMDIGF, translated from the coding sequence ATGAATTCTTCAAGACTTTGCTTTATTGACAGTAAAGGAAGGGAACTTGAGAAAAATGAAGATGGAATCCAGCATATAAGGCAATACGATGAACGCTGGTGTGTTCGGGTACAGGGAGCAGATCAGGGCAGAGTCGTACTGGCTCGAAGTCAACCGTTTCCTCCGTTTCTTCTGGATAAGGTTGCTGGAAGCAGTAATAAGTGGGAATTACCCCGAAAAATGTCATTCGAGGAGAGGAAAAATGTTACGGGTGCTGGGTACATAACAGCCTTACTACTTGACCAGACAGATAGTGTTCTTTGTGAAGCGACACTTTTAGTATTTCCTAGCAACGTTACTGAGCAAGAATTAGACCAGATGATCAAAGAAATTGGTCAACTGGCACTTTCTACCGCAAGTTGTGTATATAGATCGATTGAAGGAGGTCAGGGTGAAGCTTGCAGAATAGAAGGTATTGGACTGCAATGGTATCCGGGCGAAGGTTTATTAACTACTGCAACTTCTTTATTGGAGTTAGCAGAAGTGGTTAAAAATAATTGGAATGTATTGAAAAAACGCCCTTTAAAAAGTTTCGTTACTCAAGTAGAGCCAGTTAGTATAAACAGGGCGAGCTTTTCTCCACAATCTCTGATTAAAGCTAAAGTGGAGCCAGCCAAGCAAAAAATACTTGGATTTGCTCGTGTTGAATCTACCCAATGCCCTGAAAATGAATTTATTTGTTATGTTCTAGATATTTATCTCAAAGAGTTAGCCAATGGGCTAGCTGATAGCCTTGAATCATTAGATATAGAAACTATTGATGATTCTCTAATTGTTCAATCAAATCCGAAGTCTAGAGGAGATAGAGAATTCAGGGAATTTAAAGAACAGTCTAAAAATAAAGCTCAATGCTTCAATAAGCAGAGGAAAGAAGGGAGGCAGCACATTCAAGACAAAATATCACAGCTTCGGGATTGTGCTACCTGGGCAACTCAAGTACGAGATTCGGCGTTCCTAAAAACAGTTAATACTCCCAGCGAACTACCCTCACCGTCTTTGCGTTTAAGCGGCTCATCTGCTTACGGTTCTATCTTTACTAAATTTTCTAACTGTAAAGGAAATGTTCTTCAGCCAATTCAGAAAGTTTTGTATTTATTTAAGTGCATTTATGAAGATCAAGTCCGTACCACTTGGGAAATATATGAGCTTTGGTGCTTCGTTAGGTTATATAGTGCATTTATTTTATATGCCAACATGAAGCCTCCTGGTAATGAGGCTTTTATTTTTGAAGTGTTAGAGAACACTCCCGAAGGTCTTAAACTTCCTACTAATAAGAGGTTTCAGCTTCAAGGGAATATTGATAATAGCCAGAGTTTCACAATTGATTTTTGGTATGATACTTCGTTTCGTGATAAAAAACCAGATATAAGAATGGAGATAGCTATAGGTGATGAAGAACCTAAGCAATATTGCTTTGATGCTAAATATAAAAACTATAAACACCAAGGTTATGAAACTTTCGTTGGAGATGTACTTGGAGTAGCAAGAGACAAATATCTTCATCTTCTTAATTCGGCGGCTAGCTTTATTTTACAAACAGATGAATCAATTGATTATTGGGGGGAAGTTCCTTTCAGTCAGACGCTTCAAAAAAAGCTCAATCTTGACATAGATCCTCTAGGAGAGATACGAGGTAAAGATGGACAAAACTATAAAAGTTATCCTTTAATTACTAAAAGCGAGCATCGCTCTGATTCTGATAAAGTTGGTTATAGTGGTCATAAGTATGGCGCAATTGCATTAAGACCAAAAAGAGATACAGAAAAGCAGATCAAAAAGATCATTCGGCTTTTACTGCAATATCACGCTTCCCTAAAAACAGTCTGCATTGCCTGTGGACATAAGCTTGAGTATGGAACTGAAGTTCGGACTAGCTGGCTACCTAAGAGAATAGAAGAAAAAAAACTTATTCAGTCTGTCTTAGCTGGCAACCCCAATGTGGGAAGAACTGCACTCTACTGTTCTTGTAAACAATGTGCTGATTTTTGGGTTGTATCTCACTGCCAAGGAAACCATCATCGCCTTCTTAAATTCAAAGATAGTTTTCACAAACAATCTAATCCCAATTCTGGTAAATGGCTATATGATTGTCCTGTCTGCGGTGGTAAGCTTTCAGTAGATTCAGAAGAATTACCGATTATGTGTAACGAAGAACCTATGGACATAGGGTTTTAA
- a CDS encoding Uma2 family endonuclease, which translates to MTQAISKLINFDEFLEWKPENGRYELHNGVIVEMPNPTGKHSAIAGFQSLEFGLEIRRLQLPYFIPKECTIKFSDNFGYDPDVVVLDKQLVEANEPRWEKESVITRGDSVKLVVEVVSTNWRDDYAHKMIDYEALGIGEYWIVDYLGLGGSRYIGSPKQPTLSIYQLVDGEYQIKLFRENERVESVVFPELNVTAKQFFNAG; encoded by the coding sequence ATGACTCAAGCGATATCCAAGTTAATAAATTTTGATGAGTTTCTAGAATGGAAACCCGAAAACGGACGCTATGAATTACATAACGGAGTGATTGTTGAAATGCCAAATCCAACGGGTAAACATTCAGCGATCGCAGGTTTTCAGTCGCTCGAATTTGGTTTAGAAATCAGGCGATTACAACTTCCTTACTTTATTCCCAAGGAATGTACAATTAAATTTAGCGATAACTTTGGCTACGATCCAGATGTGGTTGTATTAGATAAGCAACTCGTAGAAGCCAATGAGCCTCGCTGGGAAAAAGAGTCAGTTATTACTAGGGGAGATTCTGTAAAATTAGTTGTTGAAGTTGTCAGCACAAATTGGCGCGATGATTATGCCCACAAAATGATTGACTATGAAGCCTTAGGCATTGGTGAATATTGGATTGTAGATTATTTGGGTTTAGGTGGTAGCCGTTATATTGGTTCACCTAAACAGCCTACTTTATCGATTTATCAGTTAGTAGATGGTGAGTATCAAATTAAGCTGTTTCGAGAGAATGAAAGGGTTGAGTCGGTGGTGTTTCCAGAACTCAATGTGACTGCAAAGCAATTTTTTAATGCTGGGTAA
- a CDS encoding DUF393 domain-containing protein: MSSSKTPFPESLEASTPPQSSSPSWQIELLYDGECPLCVREVNFLRRRDAGRGLVAFVDIAGDRYTPEAHGGVDFETAMGRIHAVLPDGTVVKNVEVFRRVYEILGMGWIYAVTKLPIIGSIADTLYEIWADWRLALTGRPDLAMIVSKRQKHIECETQGRCRLNDDNQP, translated from the coding sequence ATGTCCTCTTCTAAGACTCCGTTCCCCGAATCGCTTGAAGCCTCTACTCCACCTCAATCTTCTTCACCATCATGGCAAATAGAGTTGCTGTATGACGGTGAATGTCCCTTGTGCGTGCGAGAAGTCAATTTTTTGAGGAGACGGGATGCGGGTCGAGGTTTGGTGGCGTTTGTGGACATCGCAGGCGATCGCTATACCCCAGAAGCGCATGGCGGTGTTGACTTTGAAACGGCGATGGGGCGAATTCATGCCGTGCTTCCTGATGGCACAGTCGTCAAGAATGTGGAAGTCTTCCGCCGCGTCTATGAAATCTTGGGGATGGGGTGGATCTATGCGGTGACTAAATTGCCGATTATCGGTTCTATTGCGGATACGCTGTATGAAATTTGGGCTGATTGGCGACTCGCTCTGACTGGACGACCCGATTTAGCCATGATTGTTAGCAAGCGCCAGAAGCACATTGAGTGCGAGACGCAGGGGCGCTGTCGGCTAAATGACGATAATCAACCTTAG
- a CDS encoding DUF72 domain-containing protein translates to MSFLLGCAVWGYKGWIGDLFPAGSRSKDFLRLYSQRFTTVEGNTTFYAVPDADTVARWAQETPPGFKFCLKLPRNVTHNGLLQPSIPEALKFLEQMQGLGVNAASPQESRLGPIFAQLPPNYPPAYLDDLTAFLEAWPRNEAPLALEVRHSDWFKEPHSSHLTALLQQLGVGRVLLDTRPVYTGSANSQECPESRKPNVPVQPIVTASFSLIRFISHPEQSVNQPFMEEWVSLLDGWLRQGTKIYFFVHCPLEERSPGNARHFQQLLEQHNAPVPPLPWNGIEVPPTQLSLF, encoded by the coding sequence ATGAGCTTTCTTCTGGGATGTGCAGTTTGGGGTTATAAAGGCTGGATAGGCGACCTTTTTCCGGCTGGAAGCCGTTCCAAAGATTTTCTGCGCCTATACAGTCAGCGTTTCACGACCGTTGAAGGCAATACGACTTTCTATGCCGTACCTGACGCCGATACTGTAGCGCGTTGGGCACAAGAAACACCACCAGGGTTTAAATTTTGCCTGAAGTTGCCTCGGAATGTGACACACAATGGCTTGCTACAACCGTCGATTCCAGAGGCATTAAAGTTTTTAGAACAGATGCAAGGTTTAGGCGTTAATGCAGCGTCTCCTCAGGAGAGTCGCCTTGGCCCCATTTTTGCCCAATTACCGCCTAACTATCCCCCGGCATATTTGGATGACTTAACCGCTTTTTTGGAAGCATGGCCTCGCAATGAAGCGCCTTTAGCGCTAGAAGTTCGTCATTCCGACTGGTTCAAAGAACCCCACAGCAGCCATCTGACGGCGCTTTTGCAGCAGTTGGGTGTGGGACGGGTACTGCTGGATACTCGCCCTGTTTACACGGGATCGGCGAATTCTCAAGAGTGTCCAGAATCGCGAAAACCCAACGTGCCTGTGCAACCGATTGTCACGGCTTCCTTTAGCTTAATCCGGTTTATCAGCCATCCAGAGCAGTCGGTGAATCAGCCTTTTATGGAAGAGTGGGTGAGTTTGCTAGATGGGTGGTTGCGTCAGGGGACAAAGATTTACTTCTTTGTCCATTGTCCTCTAGAAGAGCGATCGCCCGGAAATGCCCGTCACTTTCAGCAGTTGCTGGAACAACATAACGCACCCGTTCCACCCCTTCCCTGGAATGGGATTGAGGTACCGCCTACCCAGCTAAGTCTGTTTTGA